From a region of the Vidua macroura isolate BioBank_ID:100142 chromosome 3, ASM2450914v1, whole genome shotgun sequence genome:
- the CRNKL1 gene encoding crooked neck-like protein 1: MASTAAGKQRIPKVAKVKNKAPAEVQITAEQLLREAKERELELLPPPPQQKITDVEELNDYKLRKRKTFEDNIRKNRTVISNWIKYAQWEESLKEIQRARSIYERALDVDYRNVTLWLKYAEMEMKNRQVNHARNIWDRAITTLPRVNQFWYKYTYMEEMLGNVAGSRQVFERWMEWQPEEQAWHSYINFELRYKEVDRARSIYERFVLVHPDVKNWIKYARFEEKHSYFAHARKVYERAVEFFGEEHMDEHLYVAFAKFEENQKEFERVRVIYKYALDRIPKQDAQNLFKNYTVFEKKFGDRRGIEDIIVSKRRFQYEEEVKANPHNYDAWFDYLRLVESDTEAETVREVYERAIANVPPIQEKRHWKRYIYLWVNYALYEELEAKDAERTRQVYQACLELLPHKKFTFAKMWLLYAQFEIRQKNLPLARRALGTSIGKCPKNKLFKGYIELELQLREFDRCRKLYEKFLEFAPENCTSWIKFAELETILGDIDRARAIYELAIGQPRLDMPEVLWKSYIDFEIEQEEYEKTRNLYRRLLQRTQHVKVWISLAQFELSAGQEDRLQRCRQIYEEANKAMRSCEEKEERVMLLESWRSFEDEFGTDAAKERIDKLMPEKIKKRRKLQAEDGSDAGWEEYYDYIFPEDTANQPNLKLLAMAKLWKKQQQENEAAAMDPDKDIDESQT, encoded by the exons ATGGCGTCTACGGCGGCTGGGAAGCAACGCATCCCCAAAGTGGCGAAG GTGAAAAACAAGGCACCCGCCGAAGTTCAgatcacagcagagcagcttctgagagaggcaaaggagagggaacTCGAGCTTCTCCCACCGCCTCCGCAGCAGAAGATCACAGATGTTGAAGAGCTAAATGACTATAAACTCCGGAAGAGGAAG ACTTTTGAAGATAACATAAGAAAGAACAGGACTGTTATCAGTAACTGGATAAAGTACGCACAATGGGAGGAAAGCCTGAAGGAAATACAGAG AGCCCGTTCCATTTACGAGCGTGCCCTGGATGTGGACTACAGGAACGTCACCCTCTGGCTGAAATATGCCGAGATGGAGATGAAGAACCGCCAGGTCAACCACGCCCGGAACATCTGGGACCGGGCCATCACCACCCTGCCCAGGGTTAACCAGTTCTG GTACAAGTACACGTACATGGAGGAGATGCTGGGGAATGTCGCTGGGTCACGCCAGGTGTTTGAACGGTGGATGGAGTGGCAGCCAGAGGAGCAAGCCTGGCATTCCTACATCAACTTTGAGCTCAGATACAAGGAAGTGGACAGAGCACGAAGCATTTATGAGAGAT TTGTCCTTGTTCACCCCGACGTGAAGAACTGGATCAAGTACGCGCGCTTCGAGGAGAAGCACAGCTACTTTGCCCACGCCAGGAAGGTGTATGAGAGGGCAGTGGAGTTCTTCGGGGAGGAGCACATGGATGAGCACTTGTATGTGGCGTTTGCTAAGTTTGAGGAGAACCAGAAAGAA tttgaaagAGTGAGGGTTATCTACAAGTATGCCTTGGATAGAATTCCAAAGCAGGATGCCCAGAATCTCTTCAAGAATTATACCGTCTTTGAGAAGAAGTTTGGAGACAGGAGGGGAATTGAGGACATCATTGTCAGCAAGAGGAGATTCCAGTATGAGGAGGAGGTGAAG GCAAACCCCCACAACTATGATGCATGGTTCGACTACCTGCGGCTGGTGGAGAGCGACACAGAAGCCGAGACCGTGCGGGAGGTATATGAGAGAGCCATCGCCAACGTGCCCCCCATCCAGGAGAAACGCCACTGGAAGAGATACATCTACCTCTGGGTTAACTATGCACTCTATGAGGAGCTGGAAGCAAAG GATGCAGAGCGAACCAGACAGGTGTACCAGGCATGCCTTGAGCTCCTGCCCCACAAGAAG tttacATTTGCTAAAATGTGGCTGCTGTATGCACAGTTTGAAATTCGCCAGAAAAACCTCCCCCTTGCCAGAAGGGCTTTG GGGACATCCATAGGTAAATGTCCAAAAAACAAACTGTTTAAAGGTTACATTGAGCTGGAGTTACAGTTGCGTGAATTTGACCGTTGCCGAAAGTTGTATGAAAAATTCCTGGAGTTTGCACCAGAAAACTGCACATCCTGGATTAAGTTTGCTGAGCTGGAGACCATCCTTGGCGACATCGACCGTGCCCGGGCAATCTACGAGCTGGCTATCGGCCAGCCCCGGCTGGACATGCCAGAG GTGCTTTGGAAATCCTACATTGACTTTGAGATTGAGCAAGAGGAGTACGAGAAAACCAGGAACCTTTACCGGCGGTTGCTGCAGCGCACACAGCACGTCAAG GTGTGGATCAGCCTGGCACAGTTCGAGCtgtcagcagggcaggaggaccGGCTGCAGCGCTGCCGGCAGATCTATGAGGAGGCCAACAAGGCCATGCGCAGCTGcgaggagaaggaagagagggtCATGCTGCTTGAGTCCTGGAGGAGCTTCGAGGATGAGTTTGGCACCGATGCCGCTAAGGAGAGGATAGATAAACTGATGcctgagaaaataaagaagaggagaaagcTGCAAGCCGAAGATGGG tctGATGCTGGATGGGAGGAGTACTATGATTAC